From Caldisericota bacterium, a single genomic window includes:
- a CDS encoding ISL3 family transposase, which produces MLIKKIIRNTLGIKNHRVEKVIGSTQKIIIFLDIIHGRKLTCSGCGTRQKVRDRLKQREWRHVPLWNIPVYIYYRPARVKCKYCGIKVESIPWSNGKSCLSVPLSLTMASWARKLPMNTVSQMFNVCWNAVYSAVKQVVEFGLACRDKTEAGIIGIDEISRKKGMVYHTQVYDLVRKKLLASFEGRKYENIKAFLTEWGKDNLKNIKGVCCDMWDPYLKAIKGFIPDATIVFDKFHIIRHLLHAVNDVRKQEAEDLKKINPELLKGSRYIWLKNPWNLTDKQKQRFSYLENLNLKINRAYLLKENFREFWTYTDQEKTKKFLDQWFWWATHSRLEPMRKFAWLVRKHEKGILAYSELPIDNGAVEAMNNNAKAISHQARGYRSPKTFSTLLMHCMGKLKEPDWVHRFA; this is translated from the coding sequence ATGCTCATTAAAAAGATAATAAGAAATACACTGGGAATCAAGAATCACCGTGTGGAAAAAGTTATTGGAAGCACTCAGAAGATTATCATTTTTTTAGATATTATTCATGGTCGGAAGCTCACCTGTTCCGGCTGCGGGACGAGGCAAAAAGTCAGAGATCGATTGAAACAAAGAGAGTGGAGGCATGTGCCTTTGTGGAATATACCTGTATACATTTATTACCGACCAGCTCGTGTCAAATGCAAATATTGTGGAATAAAAGTCGAATCAATTCCATGGAGCAATGGTAAGAGTTGTCTTTCTGTTCCTTTAAGTTTGACTATGGCAAGCTGGGCAAGAAAGCTTCCAATGAATACTGTAAGTCAAATGTTTAATGTTTGCTGGAATGCCGTTTATTCTGCTGTTAAACAGGTCGTTGAATTTGGACTTGCCTGTCGAGACAAGACAGAAGCGGGTATTATTGGCATTGATGAGATCAGTCGTAAAAAGGGCATGGTTTATCATACTCAGGTTTATGATCTTGTTCGCAAGAAACTGTTGGCCAGTTTTGAGGGACGTAAATATGAAAATATTAAAGCTTTTTTAACGGAATGGGGCAAAGATAACTTAAAGAATATCAAAGGAGTATGTTGTGACATGTGGGATCCTTATCTGAAAGCAATTAAGGGATTTATTCCTGATGCAACAATCGTCTTTGATAAATTTCATATTATCCGTCATCTTTTACATGCAGTCAATGATGTACGGAAACAAGAAGCTGAAGATCTAAAGAAAATCAACCCTGAACTTCTGAAGGGAAGCCGATATATTTGGCTTAAGAATCCCTGGAATTTGACAGATAAACAAAAACAACGATTCAGTTATTTGGAGAATTTAAATTTGAAAATCAACAGGGCTTACTTGCTTAAAGAAAATTTCAGAGAATTTTGGACATATACAGATCAAGAAAAAACAAAAAAATTTCTTGATCAATGGTTCTGGTGGGCTACTCATTCACGGCTTGAGCCAATGAGAAAATTTGCATGGCTTGTCAGAAAACATGAAAAGGGAATCCTGGCATACTCTGAATTGCCTATCGATAATGGTGCTGTAGAAGCAATGAACAATAATGCAAAAGCAATTAGTCATCAAGCAAGAGGATATCGATCTCCCAAAACCTTTTCAACACTACTCATGCATTGCATGGGTAAGCTAAAAGAACCGGATTGGGTGCACAGATTCGCATGA